The following proteins are encoded in a genomic region of Methanoculleus bourgensis MS2:
- a CDS encoding Clp1/GlmU family protein — protein sequence MIIIGEGWEELAAALSQADARERIYVIGSTNSGKTTLCCYLVDKTAAHMRAAYVDCDTGQSTVGPPTTEGMVLYPLPPGLPGRPHLRFVGSTSPGGHFLQTLTGAKRLVEKAAELGADATIIDSPGLVFGGVGIEFQVQMVDLLRPTRLVALQHGRELEPLLANFDRHPAITIHRVPVSPAAVTRTATERRRYREERFAAYFAEALPREVPLRGLGLQGRVPDLKNPHGARRRLVSLNDHDNFSLALGIAAEVHTRRRLLTVVAPPFDPAAVASIRFGSLNLDLDAEPGSIESYAGKSERKRT from the coding sequence GTGATCATCATCGGGGAGGGGTGGGAGGAACTCGCTGCGGCACTCTCGCAGGCAGATGCCCGGGAGCGCATCTACGTCATCGGATCGACGAACAGCGGAAAGACAACACTCTGTTGTTACCTCGTCGACAAAACAGCAGCTCATATGCGGGCAGCATACGTCGACTGCGACACCGGGCAGTCAACGGTCGGCCCGCCGACGACCGAGGGGATGGTCCTCTACCCCCTCCCGCCAGGGCTACCCGGCCGGCCCCACCTCAGGTTCGTCGGTTCGACATCCCCGGGCGGCCACTTCCTCCAGACGCTGACCGGGGCAAAGCGTCTCGTCGAGAAGGCCGCTGAACTGGGGGCAGACGCCACCATCATCGACTCACCCGGGCTCGTCTTCGGCGGGGTGGGCATCGAGTTCCAGGTCCAGATGGTCGACCTGCTCCGCCCCACCCGGCTTGTCGCCCTCCAGCACGGGCGGGAGCTGGAACCGCTGCTCGCAAACTTCGACCGGCACCCCGCGATCACGATCCACCGGGTCCCCGTATCCCCGGCGGCCGTCACCAGGACCGCAACCGAGCGGCGGCGCTACCGCGAGGAGCGGTTCGCTGCCTATTTCGCCGAAGCCCTGCCTCGGGAAGTTCCGCTCCGGGGGCTCGGGCTCCAGGGCCGGGTACCGGACCTGAAGAACCCCCACGGGGCCAGACGGCGCCTGGTCTCGCTGAACGACCACGACAACTTCAGCCTCGCCCTCGGCATCGCCGCGGAGGTACACACCAGGCGGCGCCTGCTTACGGTTGTTGCCCCGCCCTTTGATCCCGCCGCTGTCGCATCGATCAGGTTCGGCTCCCTCAACCTGGATCTCGATGCAGAACCGGGGTCGATAGAGTCTTACGCCGGGAAGAGTGAGAGGAAGAGGACGTAG
- a CDS encoding ArsB/NhaD family transporter, with amino-acid sequence MASLISIIVLIIVFLLIAVRKIGNVSLGIWQVMLLGAVAVLLTGEITPEEALASIDVDVMLFLFGMFVVGEALAESGYLYHLASRLFSRAESVRHLVFLILVGAGALSALLMNDTLAVVGTPLMLYFARRHGISTKLLLLALAFAVTTGSVASPIGNPQNLLIALSGDVENPFITFPLYLAIPTVISLLVAYVFLCRAFRDELHPVPLVHREEEIRDPSLAALARLSLILLVLLIVVKVVLVMFVPEFDIRLTWIALVAALPILAGSRRRVEILRRVDWPTLAFFAGLFVLMASVWQSGFFQMLVEGSSTDLSAVPVIATVSVIVSQFVSNVPFVALSLPVLAHLGTSTPAMMALAAGSTIAGNMLILGAASNVIIIQAAEKDGATLTFWEFARVGVPLTLVQTAVYVLFLSLFPA; translated from the coding sequence GTGGCGAGCCTCATATCGATCATCGTTCTCATCATAGTCTTTCTCCTGATCGCGGTCCGCAAGATCGGGAACGTCAGCCTCGGCATCTGGCAGGTGATGCTTCTTGGGGCCGTTGCCGTCCTGCTGACCGGAGAGATCACGCCGGAGGAGGCGCTTGCATCCATAGACGTCGACGTGATGCTCTTCCTCTTTGGTATGTTCGTGGTAGGGGAGGCGCTCGCCGAGAGCGGCTACCTCTACCACCTGGCCTCCCGCCTCTTCTCCCGGGCAGAGTCGGTCCGGCACCTGGTCTTTCTCATCCTCGTCGGCGCCGGGGCGCTCTCGGCGCTCCTGATGAACGACACCCTGGCGGTCGTCGGCACTCCGCTCATGCTGTATTTCGCGCGACGGCACGGTATCTCCACAAAGCTTCTGCTTCTGGCACTCGCCTTCGCAGTCACGACCGGCAGCGTCGCAAGTCCCATCGGGAACCCGCAGAACCTCCTGATCGCGCTCTCGGGGGATGTTGAGAATCCGTTTATCACGTTCCCCCTCTACCTGGCTATCCCGACAGTGATCTCTCTCCTGGTGGCCTACGTATTCCTCTGCAGGGCGTTCCGCGACGAGCTCCACCCCGTCCCGCTGGTGCACCGTGAGGAGGAGATCCGCGATCCCTCGCTCGCGGCTCTTGCCCGCCTCTCGCTCATCCTGCTCGTCCTCCTGATCGTGGTCAAGGTCGTTTTGGTCATGTTCGTCCCGGAATTTGACATCAGGCTGACCTGGATAGCGCTTGTTGCGGCACTCCCGATTCTCGCCGGGAGCAGGCGACGCGTCGAGATCCTCCGCCGGGTCGACTGGCCTACCCTGGCCTTCTTTGCCGGCCTCTTCGTCCTCATGGCAAGCGTCTGGCAGTCGGGGTTCTTCCAGATGCTCGTCGAGGGGAGTTCTACTGATCTCTCCGCCGTCCCGGTCATCGCCACGGTAAGTGTCATAGTCTCGCAGTTCGTCTCAAACGTCCCCTTCGTCGCCCTCTCCCTCCCGGTCCTTGCGCACCTCGGGACGTCCACTCCTGCCATGATGGCGCTTGCGGCCGGGAGCACTATTGCCGGGAACATGCTGATTCTCGGTGCGGCAAGCAACGTCATCATCATCCAGGCCGCCGAGAAGGACGGAGCGACGCTGACGTTCTGGGAGTTTGCCCGGGTCGGTGTCCCTCTCACCCTTGTCCAGACGGCAGTCTACGTCCTCTTCCTCTCACTCTTCCCGGCGTAA
- a CDS encoding TATA-box-binding protein: protein MKEHRPEESLKIENIVASAKVTDSLDLNSLASQLKDAEYNKKRFPGVVLRMQDPKIAALVFGSGKVVLTGAKSIDNLSRGLQILGDQLRALNIDIPENLTYKVQNIVTSADLGTPINLNKIAVGFNLDKIEYEPEQFPGLVYRLDDPKVVVLLFGSGKLIITGGKQPEDARRAVQRILSELSSLGLI from the coding sequence ATGAAAGAGCACAGACCAGAGGAGTCCCTCAAGATAGAAAATATTGTCGCTTCCGCAAAAGTGACAGACTCTCTTGATCTCAACTCCCTTGCCTCCCAGCTGAAGGACGCGGAATACAATAAGAAGCGGTTCCCCGGCGTCGTTCTCCGGATGCAGGATCCGAAGATCGCGGCGCTTGTTTTCGGATCCGGTAAGGTTGTGCTGACCGGTGCCAAGAGCATCGACAACCTCTCGCGGGGTCTGCAGATCCTGGGCGACCAACTGCGGGCACTCAACATCGACATCCCTGAGAACCTGACCTACAAAGTCCAGAATATCGTCACATCAGCCGATCTCGGGACGCCGATTAACCTGAATAAGATCGCCGTGGGGTTCAATCTGGACAAGATCGAGTATGAGCCCGAGCAGTTTCCAGGGCTCGTCTACCGGCTCGACGACCCGAAGGTGGTCGTTCTCCTCTTCGGGTCCGGCAAACTGATCATCACGGGCGGCAAGCAGCCCGAAGATGCCAGGCGTGCGGTGCAACGGATCCTCTCCGAACTCTCCAGTCTCGGGCTCATTTAA